Proteins found in one Cardiocondyla obscurior isolate alpha-2009 linkage group LG03, Cobs3.1, whole genome shotgun sequence genomic segment:
- the Teh1 gene encoding tipE homolog 1 isoform X2, with amino-acid sequence MHGSSSELLLEASCSQCQSEHDRGHQGRDSGGEYDFHERELRRRKLLELGLGASRRRPPRRTCRQRFNFYATSALAFVATSGGAALLFLVPLYVDPAISTLAADFSPEPVVCTTSRREDLAGLFNCTWSSCREGCTSDVYSCTHIYVTYTPWSNASMKNDTGGRNTTANATADLGTITAVSSPGDVEAVLLVNIKGCGYPPVVDCKNFTRELGYEGAKFPCHYSRVNGSIVMANYNREAQVATIMHFFAAPFVVTLATSVALCVMHCDCRCTPPPRHPPRGMRRSRGNDLSCCMTIKNR; translated from the exons ATGCACGGAAGCAGCTCCGAACTCCTGCTGGAGGCGAGCTGCAGCCAGTGTCAGAGCGAACACGATCGGGGACATCAGGGTCGGGACAGCGGCGGCGAGTACGACTTCCACGAGCGGGAGCTACGTCGTCGCAAGCTGTTGGAGCTCGGTCTTGGCGCGTCGCGGCGCCGACCGCCACGGCGTACCTGCCGTCAGCGGTTTAATTTCTACGCGACATCGGCACTGGCCTTCGTCGCTACTTCTGGCGGCGCGGCCCTCCTCTTCCTGGTGCCGCTCTACGTCGATCCGGCCATCAGCACCTTGGCGGCGGACTTCTCGCCGGAACCGGTCGTATGCACGACCTCGCGACGCGAAGACCTCGCCGGTCTCTTCAACTGTACGTGGAGCTCGTGCCGCGAGGGATGCACCAGTGATGTGTACAGTTGCACTCACATATACGTCACGTACACGCCGTGGAGTAACGCCAGCATGAAGAACGACACTGGCGGCAGGAACACCACCGCGAACGCCACGGCTGACCTGGGCACCATCACTGCCG TGTCCTCCCCGGGGGACGTCGAAGCGGTGCTGCTGGTGAACATCAAGGGCTGCGGATATCCGCCGGTAGTCGATTGTAAGAACTTCACGCGCGAGTTGGGTTACGAGGGTGCCAAGTTCCCTTGCCATTACAGCCGGGTGAACGGTAGCATAGTGATGGCAAACTATAATCGCGAGGCACAAGTCGCTACCATCATGCACTTCTTCGCGGCGCCTTTCGTAGTGACTCTTGCGACCAGCGTCGCGCTGTGTGTGATGCACTGTGACTGCAGGTGCACGCCGCCACCGCGACACCCGCCGCGCGGTATGAGAAGATCCAGGGGCAACGACCTCAG CTGCTGCATGACTATAAAAAATCGATAA
- the Teh1 gene encoding tipE homolog 1 isoform X1, giving the protein MHGSSSELLLEASCSQCQSEHDRGHQGRDSGGEYDFHERELRRRKLLELGLGASRRRPPRRTCRQRFNFYATSALAFVATSGGAALLFLVPLYVDPAISTLAADFSPEPVVCTTSRREDLAGLFNCTWSSCREGCTSDVYSCTHIYVTYTPWSNASMKNDTGGRNTTANATADLGTITAVSSPGDVEAVLLVNIKGCGYPPVVDCKNFTRELGYEGAKFPCHYSRVNGSIVMANYNREAQVATIMHFFAAPFVVTLATSVALCVMHCDCRCTPPPRHPPRGMRRSRGNDLSDHSISNRVDRRGHPTYCECGEVTRPL; this is encoded by the exons ATGCACGGAAGCAGCTCCGAACTCCTGCTGGAGGCGAGCTGCAGCCAGTGTCAGAGCGAACACGATCGGGGACATCAGGGTCGGGACAGCGGCGGCGAGTACGACTTCCACGAGCGGGAGCTACGTCGTCGCAAGCTGTTGGAGCTCGGTCTTGGCGCGTCGCGGCGCCGACCGCCACGGCGTACCTGCCGTCAGCGGTTTAATTTCTACGCGACATCGGCACTGGCCTTCGTCGCTACTTCTGGCGGCGCGGCCCTCCTCTTCCTGGTGCCGCTCTACGTCGATCCGGCCATCAGCACCTTGGCGGCGGACTTCTCGCCGGAACCGGTCGTATGCACGACCTCGCGACGCGAAGACCTCGCCGGTCTCTTCAACTGTACGTGGAGCTCGTGCCGCGAGGGATGCACCAGTGATGTGTACAGTTGCACTCACATATACGTCACGTACACGCCGTGGAGTAACGCCAGCATGAAGAACGACACTGGCGGCAGGAACACCACCGCGAACGCCACGGCTGACCTGGGCACCATCACTGCCG TGTCCTCCCCGGGGGACGTCGAAGCGGTGCTGCTGGTGAACATCAAGGGCTGCGGATATCCGCCGGTAGTCGATTGTAAGAACTTCACGCGCGAGTTGGGTTACGAGGGTGCCAAGTTCCCTTGCCATTACAGCCGGGTGAACGGTAGCATAGTGATGGCAAACTATAATCGCGAGGCACAAGTCGCTACCATCATGCACTTCTTCGCGGCGCCTTTCGTAGTGACTCTTGCGACCAGCGTCGCGCTGTGTGTGATGCACTGTGACTGCAGGTGCACGCCGCCACCGCGACACCCGCCGCGCGGTATGAGAAGATCCAGGGGCAACGACCTCAG